GTTACAAAAACATCTATATTGTTATCAATGAAAAAGGTGGGTTGTTTAAAGAATTCTACGGAAATAAAGAAAGAGACAATGATTTTCACGGATTAAATATTTCTTTTCCGATTCAATATATTCCAAAAGAAAGAGAAAAACCTTTTGGAACAGCAGATGCACTTTTACAAGCTGTTGAACAATTTACAGAATTGAATAATCAATTTTATACGGTTTGTAATAGCGATAATTTATATTCAACAAAAGCACTCAAATTACTAAGAGAGACTGAACATAAAAATGCTTTTATCAGTTATAATAGAGATGCTTTAGAATTTCCTTTAGAACGAATTTCTAAGTTTGCATTAACAAAATTAAATGAGGAAAACGAGCTTATCAATATTCTTGAAAAACCTTCAGAAAATGATGTTCCTAATTTTTATGATAGAGATGGAAAGCTAAGAGTTAGTATGAATATTTTTAAGTTTGATGGAAAAGAGTTTTATCCTTTTTTAAAAAATTGTCCTGTACATCCTATTAGAAATGAAAAGGAAATGCAAACTTCTCTTTTAAATTATATTAGTGAAACCAATAATAAAGTTGTTGGAATTCCACTTTCTGAACACGTTTCAGATTTATCTTCTAAAGATGATATTGTAATTGTAAAAGCATACTTAAAAAAATACTATTCAATATTAGATTGGAATTCTATTTAAGTAGTTATTTTTTTAGCGATCTATTTTATATATCCATTATAGTTACTTTCAAAAGTTTCAATAAAAATCGGTTTTAATAACGTTTAATTTAATTTGGTTGTTATCGATTAATTGTTATCTCTTGACTGCAATAATCCTGGATGATACTTCTTTAAAAAGGCATTTCGTTCAGCATCCATTCTTTTAATCATTTTTTCTAACTCAGCGTGTTGCGTTTTCCAGTTTCTTAAAAAGTAGTCTTCTTTAAAAAAATCACTCATAAAAAGGGAATCTTTTTTAGGGAAAAAAGAGAAGTCTTCATTCCATTTAAATGGTGAATTTTCATCAAAATGCACTTTAAAAGAATTCATAATGCTGTCTAAATTTACTCGTAGAGAATCTCCTTTTACATTTGAATACGACCACAAATAAATAGAATCATACTTTATGAGATTCCCAAATTCGTCATATTCTTTATGCACATCCCACTTTTCTTTGGGTTTAACAATCGTTTTATCTTTTTCTTGTTGATTATTTTCTCCTTGCTGTTGTTCTTTTTTAGGGCTGTTACAACTTATAATAATCAAGATGACTAACAAATTTATTATTTTTTTCATTTTAATATTTTTTAAATTTAATAATTACTACATTTTTATTTAAGCTTTTTAATTCCTTTTACTTCTTCTACTAGTTTGTAAACTTGTTCCTCTTCTCTTTGTATTATCTCCTTGGTGATAATTAGTAATATTATCTCCTCTATAATTTTTTATGCGTACAAACCTGCTTCGTTTAAGGTCGATAGACCTATATTGTGAGGGCAACACTTTAACTGTTAACCAAGCCTTATTTTTTAAATAAATATAACTTCGAAGTGATAAGTCGTAATAAATATTATGCTCAGGAAAATAAACATATCTAACAGTTTCAATTCTATTTGGATAAAACCAAGGTGGTGGGGGTATTTCTAATCTAGAAGAAAAAACTACAGGTCCACAACTTTCTATCATAAACATAGATGTAAATAGTATAATTATTAGAAGGTATTTTCTCTTTTTCATCTGGTTTTATTTGTTATCAAATGATTAAACGAAATTCATTAATAATCATTTAGATAGGTGTTTATCTAATTACGACACCTCATTTCATCATCAAATATATTTATATACAAAGGAAGTATACCTAGAAAGAAAACAAAATGATTAAGGTCATTTTGGTGGTTGATTACATAAAAGAAGCTTTTTTAAATATTTAATAAGTAAAAAAAACCCTAATTTATTTATATATTAATTATCTTTATTCTATTAGTAAAAATCACCTTTTAAATAACAATACCATTTCTATGGCAAAAAAGAAAATAGCTACTACAGAAGAAATTACAAAACCAGTTTCTACAAAAAAAAAGACTGTATCAAACAATAAAAACAATCCTTTTCTTGTAGTGGGTATGGGTGCATCTGCAGGTGGCTTAGAAACTTTTAAGGAATTCTTCTCTTCGGCACCAAAAAATATGGGTATGGCTTTTGTTATCGTACAACATTTAGACCCAACACATAAAAGCCTTATGGTACATCTTTTAGAAAGCCATACAGATATGCAAGTGCAAGAAGCTAAAGATCATACACTCGTTTTACCCAACAATGTTTATATAATTCCTCCTAATAAAGATATGGCTATTTTTAAGGGTATATTACACCTTATGGATCCATCTGCTGCTAGAGGGTTTAGAAAACCAATAGATTTTTTCTTTAAATCTCTTGCAGAAGATCAACAGGAAAAAGCCATTGGAATTATTTTATCAGGAACTGGTACAGAAGGTACACTTGGGCTAAAAGACATTAAAGGCTTAGGAGGGCTTACTATTGTTCAAAATCCAATTACAGCTAAATATGATGGAATGCCAAGAAGTGCAATTTATGCTGGAGTAGAAGATTTTGTTCTTGAAGTTAATAAAATACCAGATGTACTTATTAAGTACGCTAAAAACAGAACGCTTAACACAGGAAGAAAACCAACAATAGCATCATCAATTAATGACCTGCTTGAAAAAGTCTTTATCTTACTGCGTAATGAAACTGGATGTAATTTTGGAGATTATAAAAACAGTACTGTTATACGCAGAATAGAAAAGCGAATGGCATTAAACCAAATAAATAAATTAGAAAACTATTTAAAATACCTTCAAAAAAATAAAGAAGAAATTAAAAAGTTATTTGATGAATTACTAATTGGTGTTACCAGTTTTTTTAGAGATAATGAAGCTTACAATATAATTGAGAACACTATTATTTCACAAATAGTTAGCAAAAAAAAAGAAGGAGATACCATTCGTATTTGGGTTGCAGGATGCTCTACAGGTGAGGAAGCATACTCCTTAGCCATACTTTTTGATGAAGCTATTAACAAGCAGACAAAATCAATAAAGTTGCAAATTTTTGCTTCTGATTTAGATGAACGTGCAATAAATATTGCAAGGCAAGGTGTTTACCCAGAAACTATTTTTACAGATGTAACACCAGAACGTTTGCAGCGTTATTTTAAAAGTGAAGCTAATACCTACAGAATTAATAAAGAAATTAGAGATAAAGTTATATTCTCTGAGCATAACTTAATCAAAGACCCTCCTTTCTCAAAACAAGATATGGTAAGCTGCAGAAACTTACTTATCTATTTAAATATTGAAGCACAAAAAAAAGTGTTTGCCATATTCCATTATGCTTTAAACCCAGAAGGAATATTGTTTTTAGGAAGTTCGGAATCTCTTGGGGAATATGCCGATTTATATGAAGTAATCGATAGAAAAAACAAACTTTTCAAACATAAAAAAGTAACTAAAGACAAAATACCAGATATTGGCTATTTATTTAGAGAACCTACAAATTTTAAAGCTACTACTACCAATGTTACCCTACCTAAACGAGAACAATTTAGCAATCTGTCTAAAATTACAGAGCAGTTACTTTTAGACAATTACGCACCTGCTAGCGCAATTATTAATTTAAAAGGCGAAGCAGTTTATTTTACTGGAAATACAGGTAAATACTTGCAACCTTCACCTGGAGAAGCAAGGCTTAATATTGTAGATATGGCAAGAGA
The window above is part of the Polaribacter sp. SA4-12 genome. Proteins encoded here:
- a CDS encoding CheR family methyltransferase encodes the protein MAKKKIATTEEITKPVSTKKKTVSNNKNNPFLVVGMGASAGGLETFKEFFSSAPKNMGMAFVIVQHLDPTHKSLMVHLLESHTDMQVQEAKDHTLVLPNNVYIIPPNKDMAIFKGILHLMDPSAARGFRKPIDFFFKSLAEDQQEKAIGIILSGTGTEGTLGLKDIKGLGGLTIVQNPITAKYDGMPRSAIYAGVEDFVLEVNKIPDVLIKYAKNRTLNTGRKPTIASSINDLLEKVFILLRNETGCNFGDYKNSTVIRRIEKRMALNQINKLENYLKYLQKNKEEIKKLFDELLIGVTSFFRDNEAYNIIENTIISQIVSKKKEGDTIRIWVAGCSTGEEAYSLAILFDEAINKQTKSIKLQIFASDLDERAINIARQGVYPETIFTDVTPERLQRYFKSEANTYRINKEIRDKVIFSEHNLIKDPPFSKQDMVSCRNLLIYLNIEAQKKVFAIFHYALNPEGILFLGSSESLGEYADLYEVIDRKNKLFKHKKVTKDKIPDIGYLFREPTNFKATTTNVTLPKREQFSNLSKITEQLLLDNYAPASAIINLKGEAVYFTGNTGKYLQPSPGEARLNIVDMAREGLKTDLRAIISKIRKSNAIEIRKNINVKTNGNHQIIDLCLRPLKHLLPNEDYFMLTFEDKDIPATDNKNVQINHTDDTSELQALEQELIATKEFLRSTIEQLEVSNEELKSSNEELQSSNEELQSTNEELETSKEELQSVNEEIVTVNTELQGKIDELAQAYDDMNNLLASTEIGTIFLDANLNIKRFTPPMSKIINLIQSDVGRPVQDLSSNLIYEGIIEDANKVLEKLVPFQAAVKSNDGIWYQMQIMPYRTSLNVIEGVVITFVDITKEKSLAVELNEINDNYEHLLELTQTTVYTQNQDLIYTSMLQKGVAFQSQLLVGKTDRDFFSKEDAKKLEILKNKVLKTKKAYRDIVSLEIGGKTQYNNLTIRPIIIDSEITGIACTSTDITELYQAEKKLKDINKKMNGS
- a CDS encoding sugar phosphate nucleotidyltransferase gives rise to the protein MHDNLIILAGGASSRMKKPATSKTINSDETAQANNRSKSLISLDNTGRPVLDYLLYNAKKAGYKNIYIVINEKGGLFKEFYGNKERDNDFHGLNISFPIQYIPKEREKPFGTADALLQAVEQFTELNNQFYTVCNSDNLYSTKALKLLRETEHKNAFISYNRDALEFPLERISKFALTKLNEENELINILEKPSENDVPNFYDRDGKLRVSMNIFKFDGKEFYPFLKNCPVHPIRNEKEMQTSLLNYISETNNKVVGIPLSEHVSDLSSKDDIVIVKAYLKKYYSILDWNSI